A stretch of the Salmo salar chromosome ssa20, Ssal_v3.1, whole genome shotgun sequence genome encodes the following:
- the LOC106579986 gene encoding nuclear receptor subfamily 6 group A member 1-A isoform X2, with the protein MDTWEDVAADPRVCLICGDRATGLHYGIISCEGCKGFFKRSICNKRVYRCSRDKNCEMSRKQRNRCQYCRLLKCLQMGMNRKAIREDGMPGGRNKSIGPVQITDEEIERIMSGQEFKEEASLPEHTWSNNGDSSDHSSPSNGASEGNQPSPASTLSSNRSVELNGGYTAALRDQYMNTPMNTPYQLLPHLFSYHAQSGLLPPQPRSLYPQSHPLVLQLVAAEDLAPLATPMLIEDGYKVTQVELFALLCRLADELLFRQISWIKKLPFFCELSIEDYTCLLSSTWQELILLSCLTIYSAQIFGDLADVTAKYTPSEGEMQGFSENGMEVMERLIYLFRKFHQLKVSNEEYACMKAINFLNQDIRGLTNVSQLEQLNKRYWYVCQDYTEYKYPHQPKRFPEIMMCLPEIRFMAGKLVNVPLEQLPLLFKAVLHSCKSSLISYRTGSSPCLTSTGTSPGN; encoded by the exons aTGTTGCAGCTGACCCACGTGTTTGCCTTATCTGTGGAGACCGCGCCACAGGCCTGCACTACGGCATCATCTCCTGCGAGGGCTGCAAGGGCTTCTTCAAGCGCAGCATCTGCAACAAGCGCGTGTACCGCTGCAGCCGCGACAAGAACTGCGAGATGTCGCGCAAGCAGCGCAACCGCTGCCAATACTGCCGCCTGCTCAAGTGTCTACAGATGGGAATGAACCGCAAAG CAATCAGGGAAGATGGCATGCCAGGAGGGAGAAACAAAAGCATTGGGCCTGTTCAG ATCACAGATGAGGAGATTGAGCGGATCATGTCGGGACAGGAATTTAAGGAGGAAGCCAGTCTCCCGGAGCACACCTGGAGCAACAATGGTGACAGTAGTGACCACAGTTCCCCTAGCAACGGCGCCTCCGAGGGCAACCAGCCCTCACCCGCATCCACTCTGTCATCCAA TCGCTCTGTGGAGTTGAATGGCGGCTACACGGCTGCTCTCAGAGACCAGTACATGAACACCCCCATGAACACCCCCTACCAGCTGCTACCTCACCTCTTCAGCTACCATGCCCAGTCAGGCCTGCTTCCCCCCCAGCCCCGCAGCCTCTACCCCCAGTCGCACCCCCTGGTGCTGCAGCTAGTGGCTGCAGAGGACCTGGCTCCACTGGCCACCCCCATGCTGATAGAGGATGG GTACAAGGTGACTCAGGTGGAGTTGTTTGCGCTGCTGTGTCGTCTGGCCGACGAGCTGCTGTTTCGTCAGATCTCGTGGATCAAGAAGCTGCCGTTCTTCTGCGAGCTGTCCATCGAGGACTACACCTGTCTGCTCAGCTCCACCTGGCAGGAGCTCATCCTGCTCTCCTGCCTCACCATCTACAGTGCGCAGATCTTTGGAGACCTGGCCGACGTCACCGCCAAGTACACGCCCTCTGAGGGCGAGATGCAGGG GTTCAGTGAGAATGGCATGGAGGTGATGGAGAGGCTGATCTATCTGTTCCGCAAGTTCCACCAGTTGAAGGTCAGCAACGAGGAGTACGCCTGCATGAAAGCCATCAACTTCTTGaaccaag aTATCCGCGGTTTGACTAACGTCTCCCAGTTGGAGCAGCTGAACAAGCGCTACTGGTACGTGTGTCAGGACTACACTGAGTACAAGTACCCTCACCAGCCCAAACGCTTCCCTGAGATCATGATGTGTCTGCCAGAGATCCGCTTCATGGCAG GCAAGCTGGTGAATGTTCCCCTGGAACAGCTCCCCCTTTTGTTCAAAGCAGTCTTGCACTCCTGCAAATCCAGCCTAATCAGCTACAGGACAGGAAGTTCCCCCTGTCTGACTTCTACGGGTACCTCCCCTGGGAACTGA
- the LOC106579986 gene encoding nuclear receptor subfamily 6 group A member 1-A isoform X1, which yields MEIEKRTNGFDYPERNNAKSVNGFYGDHPLEAEPNNGIDGMNDSNLDVAADPRVCLICGDRATGLHYGIISCEGCKGFFKRSICNKRVYRCSRDKNCEMSRKQRNRCQYCRLLKCLQMGMNRKAIREDGMPGGRNKSIGPVQITDEEIERIMSGQEFKEEASLPEHTWSNNGDSSDHSSPSNGASEGNQPSPASTLSSNRSVELNGGYTAALRDQYMNTPMNTPYQLLPHLFSYHAQSGLLPPQPRSLYPQSHPLVLQLVAAEDLAPLATPMLIEDGYKVTQVELFALLCRLADELLFRQISWIKKLPFFCELSIEDYTCLLSSTWQELILLSCLTIYSAQIFGDLADVTAKYTPSEGEMQGFSENGMEVMERLIYLFRKFHQLKVSNEEYACMKAINFLNQDIRGLTNVSQLEQLNKRYWYVCQDYTEYKYPHQPKRFPEIMMCLPEIRFMAGKLVNVPLEQLPLLFKAVLHSCKSSLISYRTGSSPCLTSTGTSPGN from the exons aTGTTGCAGCTGACCCACGTGTTTGCCTTATCTGTGGAGACCGCGCCACAGGCCTGCACTACGGCATCATCTCCTGCGAGGGCTGCAAGGGCTTCTTCAAGCGCAGCATCTGCAACAAGCGCGTGTACCGCTGCAGCCGCGACAAGAACTGCGAGATGTCGCGCAAGCAGCGCAACCGCTGCCAATACTGCCGCCTGCTCAAGTGTCTACAGATGGGAATGAACCGCAAAG CAATCAGGGAAGATGGCATGCCAGGAGGGAGAAACAAAAGCATTGGGCCTGTTCAG ATCACAGATGAGGAGATTGAGCGGATCATGTCGGGACAGGAATTTAAGGAGGAAGCCAGTCTCCCGGAGCACACCTGGAGCAACAATGGTGACAGTAGTGACCACAGTTCCCCTAGCAACGGCGCCTCCGAGGGCAACCAGCCCTCACCCGCATCCACTCTGTCATCCAA TCGCTCTGTGGAGTTGAATGGCGGCTACACGGCTGCTCTCAGAGACCAGTACATGAACACCCCCATGAACACCCCCTACCAGCTGCTACCTCACCTCTTCAGCTACCATGCCCAGTCAGGCCTGCTTCCCCCCCAGCCCCGCAGCCTCTACCCCCAGTCGCACCCCCTGGTGCTGCAGCTAGTGGCTGCAGAGGACCTGGCTCCACTGGCCACCCCCATGCTGATAGAGGATGG GTACAAGGTGACTCAGGTGGAGTTGTTTGCGCTGCTGTGTCGTCTGGCCGACGAGCTGCTGTTTCGTCAGATCTCGTGGATCAAGAAGCTGCCGTTCTTCTGCGAGCTGTCCATCGAGGACTACACCTGTCTGCTCAGCTCCACCTGGCAGGAGCTCATCCTGCTCTCCTGCCTCACCATCTACAGTGCGCAGATCTTTGGAGACCTGGCCGACGTCACCGCCAAGTACACGCCCTCTGAGGGCGAGATGCAGGG GTTCAGTGAGAATGGCATGGAGGTGATGGAGAGGCTGATCTATCTGTTCCGCAAGTTCCACCAGTTGAAGGTCAGCAACGAGGAGTACGCCTGCATGAAAGCCATCAACTTCTTGaaccaag aTATCCGCGGTTTGACTAACGTCTCCCAGTTGGAGCAGCTGAACAAGCGCTACTGGTACGTGTGTCAGGACTACACTGAGTACAAGTACCCTCACCAGCCCAAACGCTTCCCTGAGATCATGATGTGTCTGCCAGAGATCCGCTTCATGGCAG GCAAGCTGGTGAATGTTCCCCTGGAACAGCTCCCCCTTTTGTTCAAAGCAGTCTTGCACTCCTGCAAATCCAGCCTAATCAGCTACAGGACAGGAAGTTCCCCCTGTCTGACTTCTACGGGTACCTCCCCTGGGAACTGA
- the LOC106579986 gene encoding nuclear receptor subfamily 6 group A member 1-A isoform X3 gives MLDVAADPRVCLICGDRATGLHYGIISCEGCKGFFKRSICNKRVYRCSRDKNCEMSRKQRNRCQYCRLLKCLQMGMNRKAIREDGMPGGRNKSIGPVQITDEEIERIMSGQEFKEEASLPEHTWSNNGDSSDHSSPSNGASEGNQPSPASTLSSNRSVELNGGYTAALRDQYMNTPMNTPYQLLPHLFSYHAQSGLLPPQPRSLYPQSHPLVLQLVAAEDLAPLATPMLIEDGYKVTQVELFALLCRLADELLFRQISWIKKLPFFCELSIEDYTCLLSSTWQELILLSCLTIYSAQIFGDLADVTAKYTPSEGEMQGFSENGMEVMERLIYLFRKFHQLKVSNEEYACMKAINFLNQDIRGLTNVSQLEQLNKRYWYVCQDYTEYKYPHQPKRFPEIMMCLPEIRFMAGKLVNVPLEQLPLLFKAVLHSCKSSLISYRTGSSPCLTSTGTSPGN, from the exons ATGCTGG aTGTTGCAGCTGACCCACGTGTTTGCCTTATCTGTGGAGACCGCGCCACAGGCCTGCACTACGGCATCATCTCCTGCGAGGGCTGCAAGGGCTTCTTCAAGCGCAGCATCTGCAACAAGCGCGTGTACCGCTGCAGCCGCGACAAGAACTGCGAGATGTCGCGCAAGCAGCGCAACCGCTGCCAATACTGCCGCCTGCTCAAGTGTCTACAGATGGGAATGAACCGCAAAG CAATCAGGGAAGATGGCATGCCAGGAGGGAGAAACAAAAGCATTGGGCCTGTTCAG ATCACAGATGAGGAGATTGAGCGGATCATGTCGGGACAGGAATTTAAGGAGGAAGCCAGTCTCCCGGAGCACACCTGGAGCAACAATGGTGACAGTAGTGACCACAGTTCCCCTAGCAACGGCGCCTCCGAGGGCAACCAGCCCTCACCCGCATCCACTCTGTCATCCAA TCGCTCTGTGGAGTTGAATGGCGGCTACACGGCTGCTCTCAGAGACCAGTACATGAACACCCCCATGAACACCCCCTACCAGCTGCTACCTCACCTCTTCAGCTACCATGCCCAGTCAGGCCTGCTTCCCCCCCAGCCCCGCAGCCTCTACCCCCAGTCGCACCCCCTGGTGCTGCAGCTAGTGGCTGCAGAGGACCTGGCTCCACTGGCCACCCCCATGCTGATAGAGGATGG GTACAAGGTGACTCAGGTGGAGTTGTTTGCGCTGCTGTGTCGTCTGGCCGACGAGCTGCTGTTTCGTCAGATCTCGTGGATCAAGAAGCTGCCGTTCTTCTGCGAGCTGTCCATCGAGGACTACACCTGTCTGCTCAGCTCCACCTGGCAGGAGCTCATCCTGCTCTCCTGCCTCACCATCTACAGTGCGCAGATCTTTGGAGACCTGGCCGACGTCACCGCCAAGTACACGCCCTCTGAGGGCGAGATGCAGGG GTTCAGTGAGAATGGCATGGAGGTGATGGAGAGGCTGATCTATCTGTTCCGCAAGTTCCACCAGTTGAAGGTCAGCAACGAGGAGTACGCCTGCATGAAAGCCATCAACTTCTTGaaccaag aTATCCGCGGTTTGACTAACGTCTCCCAGTTGGAGCAGCTGAACAAGCGCTACTGGTACGTGTGTCAGGACTACACTGAGTACAAGTACCCTCACCAGCCCAAACGCTTCCCTGAGATCATGATGTGTCTGCCAGAGATCCGCTTCATGGCAG GCAAGCTGGTGAATGTTCCCCTGGAACAGCTCCCCCTTTTGTTCAAAGCAGTCTTGCACTCCTGCAAATCCAGCCTAATCAGCTACAGGACAGGAAGTTCCCCCTGTCTGACTTCTACGGGTACCTCCCCTGGGAACTGA